The genomic region AGAGCCTGGAAAACACGTGGAAATACTGGACATTATCGTTTTAACGAAACGGATGTTAATGACTATCTTGAAAGAGAAGGTTTGCCAGGTTTAGCTTTTAAGCGGGAAAAACCTCTGCCAGTAGCTTACGGTGAGGAGAATGAGACTCTAGACGAAGAAGCAATTTATATAGCCACACTCCAACTCTTTCGTGAAGTTGGTTCTCCTCTTAAGGTATTTGGTAGCTATATGGAAACATTAACTTTAGAAGAATATGCCAATCAATTAAAAGGACGTGCGCATATTTGGGTATTGGAGACTATAAGACAAGCTGAGCTCGCTTTTTCCAATTCTGTACTCGCACAAGTATATCCGGACTTTGCTTACTTTATTGATCAAATTAAAATCGGCATTGCAAGTAAAAATCGTCTGGATGGTGGTTTAACTTTAACGAGTGTACTTCTGATTCCCAATGGTATTCAAACAAGAATATTAGACGGTACCTTGCAGCAATTTCATTCTTATTTAGGGCCTGGCCTTATTGAATTAAATTGGAAGGAACGTCACTCTTATTATTTGGGTATGCAAGCAATTTCTCTAGAAAAATTTAAAACAGCCATCTTAGATCGCAATGGCTACTTTTTCCAAAGTTTTTTACGTAAGATTGAAGAAGAAGAAAAGAAACGTTGAGATAGCTCTTTAGTTAACCTTTTGAGCCCACACAAAAAACCATTCTAAAAATTTAGAATGGTTTTTTTTTTAAACTCCTACTTCTAAAATACGACTTAAAAATTCCTTTGTTCGTTCTTCTTTAGGATGATTAAAAATATCTTCAGGTTTCCCTTCTTCTACAATGACACCCTGATCCATAAAAACAACACGATCGGATACTTCACGAGCAAATTGCATTTCGTGAGTCACGACGACCATGGTTAACCCTGTTTCGGCAAGATGCTTCATAACTTTTAAAACTTCTCCGATCGTTTCAGGGTCTAAGGCAGAAGTTGGCTCATCAAAAAGTAAAGCATCTGGGTTCATCGCTAATGCTCGGGCGATAGCAACACGTTGCTTTTGACCACCGGATAATTGAGCGGGACGAGCATTGATATAAGTGTCCATTCCTACTTCAGTTAAATAGCGTAAGGCACGTTTCTTTGCCTCTTCTTTTTCGGTTTTTAACACATTAACTTGACCAGTTGTACAGTTTTCTAGAACATCTAAATTATTAAATAGATTGAATTGTTGAAATACCATGCCTACCTTAGACCGATAATGGAAAAGGTCCAAACCTGATTCTTCAATATTTTTGTCACGGTATAAAACGGTCCCTGTTGTTGGTTGTTCTAATAGATTCAGACATCTTAAAAGCGTAGATTTCCCTGAACCAGAAGAACCAATTAAACATACGACTTCTCCTTCATTAACATCAAAACTAATATCTTTTAAAACTTCACGATTGCCAAATTTTTTACTAAGGTGATTCACACTAAGAACTGCAGCCATTATTGCACTCCTTTACTTTTATCAATGTTTTGCACTTGGTTCTGATTACCACCTACCAATTGGTAGACGTCACTACCCGCCAGTTTGCGCTCTAATCGACGCAAAATTCGTGTAATCGTTAATGTCATAACTAAATACATGATACTTGCGACTGTATAGGGACCAAAGTAATCAAAGTTAATACCTGCTACTGTCTTTGTTTGAAAGAATAGTTCCGTCACAGAAATGACGCTTAAAACGGATGTATCCTTGATATTAATAACAAATTCATTACCAGTCGCTGGTAAAATATTACGCCAGACTTGAGGGATAACAACGATACGCATGGTTTGCCAGTGTGACATACCAATCGCTGCGGCGCCTTCAAATTGCCCCTTATCAATCGAAACAATTCCTCCGCGGACTATTTCAGTCATATAGGCACCAGTATTGATCGATACGATAAAAATAGCAGCTGCAATACGATCGAGATCCCAGCCAAATGCAAGAGCAGATCCGTAATAAAAGACCATTGCCTGAACAATCATGGGGGTTCCACGGAACAGTTCAACATAACAAGTTGTAATTAAGTGAATCGTTTTTAAAAAAAATCGTTTTACTCCTTTTTCAGGATGGGGAATAGTTCGGATAATGCCCATAATCATCCCTATTAAAAGGCCAACAATCGTTCCAATAACCGAAATATAAATCGTTACTCCGGCCCCCCGTAAAAAGAGGGGGTAATTACTAATAAATATATTCCATAAATGACTCAAACTCATTCAGCTCCTGTTATTATTGGGCAGCAGGTTGATTTAAAATTGCTTCTTCCATCAACTCTTGTTGCTCTTCACTTGAAATACCTTCTAAAACTTGATTAATTGCTTCTATTTCTGGTTCCCCTTTACGTAAACCAATTGCAATCATCGTGTCTTCTGGATTGGTTTCAAAACCTTCTGTAAATTCGATATAGGTAAAGTCAGGATTAGCGTTAGAAGCACTAATCGCCTCTGGTTTTTCAGACACATAGCCGTCAATAACACCTGACTGTAGTGCAACCCGCATAGCCGAGAAATTCTCCATAGCTGTTTGTTTTTCAACACCCTCAATTTGATCAATTACACTGTAATGGAATGTATTTAGTTGGGCAGTAACTTTGGCTCCAGAGAAATCGGCTAATTTTGTGGCATTAACAAACTCACTGTCAGACTCTACTACCATTACAAGTTGTGAATCTAAATAAGGAATACTAAAATCAATCGTTTGTTTTCTATCTTCCGTAGGAGACATACCAGCAATAATGGCATCAATTTTATTTGATTGGAGGGCTGGTACGAGCCCATCCCATTCTGTTTTGACAATTACCAGTTCTAGCCCTAATTCATCTGCTATTATTTTTGCAATCTGAACATCATAACCACCAGCATACTCTTTAGAGTCGGCAATAGGAACAGCTCCATTGCTATCGTCTAATTGGGTCCAGTTATATGGTGCGTAAGCAGCTTCTAACCCGACTACTAAAGTATCATCATCTTCATTCACTACAGCGGATCCCGTATCCGAAGAACTGTCTGCGCCACACGCTGCTAATAAAAGACCTGCTCCGAGTAATAAGGGCCAA from Jeotgalibaca dankookensis harbors:
- a CDS encoding helix-turn-helix domain-containing protein: MANKIYTVKDVSEILNVHPNTIKNMISDGRLRAWKTRGNTGHYRFNETDVNDYLEREGLPGLAFKREKPLPVAYGEENETLDEEAIYIATLQLFREVGSPLKVFGSYMETLTLEEYANQLKGRAHIWVLETIRQAELAFSNSVLAQVYPDFAYFIDQIKIGIASKNRLDGGLTLTSVLLIPNGIQTRILDGTLQQFHSYLGPGLIELNWKERHSYYLGMQAISLEKFKTAILDRNGYFFQSFLRKIEEEEKKR
- a CDS encoding amino acid ABC transporter ATP-binding protein, translating into MAAVLSVNHLSKKFGNREVLKDISFDVNEGEVVCLIGSSGSGKSTLLRCLNLLEQPTTGTVLYRDKNIEESGLDLFHYRSKVGMVFQQFNLFNNLDVLENCTTGQVNVLKTEKEEAKKRALRYLTEVGMDTYINARPAQLSGGQKQRVAIARALAMNPDALLFDEPTSALDPETIGEVLKVMKHLAETGLTMVVVTHEMQFAREVSDRVVFMDQGVIVEEGKPEDIFNHPKEERTKEFLSRILEVGV